attcaCGGATCCTATATGCCCTGGATTAATTCTGTTCGGATCATGTATTAACNgtgcgggtccgaatctagtttGGAATTATAAAACAATCTGATTTCTTACCTCCTCGCAAGTAGAAATACTTCCAAAATCCACTTTTTTCCTTGGCATTTGGTCGAGTCTTCTACTTGTTTATCGAATAAACACACGACTACTCACGCCATGCGAAGTCTGACGATGAGGGTTTAACTTCCACGAACCACTTGCTCCCAATCCTATTCTTATCATATAGACCAATAAGCCTCTCAAATTTCGTCGAATCATATAAAACCCCTActgaaaataacatatttgtGAATCCTTAATAGATAAATATTGTCTTGGTTTAGAGTTAAAGAGAAACAAGTTATTTAATTTGACCAAAGCAACGTACGTATTGCGCTTCCTAAACCATTTTTAGGAAGTGAGAATGATGATGTTTCATATTCTACGTATCCTTCCACCTTTATGGGAGAATCACTTCATCATAAATTAAGTGAATAACTTATCCACATGCAGATGCTACTTTTTTATATAGCATATTTTGTTGGAGTGTAACCAACATTActcaaaattagtattaatcAAGGGAAACAATTTCTTGCTAGAAGAAAACtaataaattctaaaatcaGTTGATGGTGTAATTTCTGCtagtttttagtttgttttactatttgtaagaaaaaaggATTATTTAGAAAAAGTAATATTTCAAGTCATTCTAACTCACAGTGTAATTTGGAGTTTGATTTATTAGATACTGCTTCGTTTGCATCAAAGTTTGTTTCTaatattatcttttaattttcatatactTTTATCAAACCAAAGAAAGTAATAAGTATGTCTCAGCTAGAGAAACGCTGACACACACGGATAGGGAGATACCAGCTTTGATGCTCTGACTCGTATCTAGTGTTTATTTTGATACTATACGTTACATACTTGCATTTTACAAGTTTCTCTTTTGCTGTCAAGATATATTCCAATTTTCTCATAtcattaaattttgtaaagcaaacattaagaaaattaatataaattcacATTTCAATAAATtcgggaaaaataaaattacatgtttcctttttctcgATAATAATATTGTTACAGGAAAAATCAACCATGTTACACATTTTATTAAGTTATAATGTTGTAGTTACCAATTTGTATAATGGtatatagtagtaataaaaTCAGGAGAGTGTCTATCTCTTGCAGACCACTCCCTTGCCACCTACGCCACTGGCACAACTCATCTCAGGGAGCTCCAGTAATTTGCTCTGTCCACCGTTGCTTGCTTCGTTACCGGTGAACCTTGCGGCTGAACAGTCAGGTGCAAAAAGTCCGCTGGTCTGGAATTCTCTGTCACCACCCATCACAGGCATGTGGACTCCGATCTTAACTCGGCTAACGTAGTTAGACCTATAAGTCTGTCCCAAAACACCATCGACATTGTCGCTAAGGTCTTGGAACTTGAAGCCGAGGTCAAGATGAGCTAGACAGTCGTCTTCCTTCACGTCGTAGCCATGGattcttgaatcttccattGTTATTGGCACCACTCTTGCTGTTATTTTAAGCAAACCCTCTACTTCAACCtgaaaataaatacattaattGACTACTATTAAgcattaagtttatatatgaagATAGTATAATATTACTTGAGTTCATCTTTCATTGAATTTGTTCTTTTAAGCGACCGTGTGGCAaaagtataataatttttagggCATACCTCGAGGTTGTTAGTGTCAGTGTTGACTCGCTTGACAGAGACCTGAGGGTACACTCCAGGGGAAGAAGTCCACGTGGCACCGTCTAGCTGAGGGAGTGAGATAACATTTCCGTCGAAAGAGACGGCGATACGGTCAATGGAATCGTCCCACGTGGCAGTCTTGAGGGCTCCGACGTATAAACGGTGAGTGCCGAAGAGCATGGCAATGGATTGGACCCATGTGAAGTCACGTGCCATACCAGGTCTACGTTTACCGATGAAATGTGCGTTGATGTGAAGGTTAGGATCAGAGATAAGGCAGAAGTTGGAGTCTTTCTTGCCGTGGAAGTAAAAGGTGAGACCATCTCCTCCAATGAAACGTGGGTCTTGGCAAACGGATCCTGGCTTGTCGCAATCTGCATCACAATGTATCATGAGTATTTAGCATAGATTAAGTAATTGAGTAATAAGGTATTTAAGGAAGAGATCgatggatgaagaggacatacTGCAAAGAGGCTTGCAAGTGACGCAATCGACTTGACAAGAATGGGGACAAGCGGCAGGGCAAGTGTACTCAACTCCGTAACATGGAGATCCCTGCTTCCTACATCTGGCCCTTCTGACTCCTGCTCCTGCTTGGTCGTCTGATGGCGGGGGAACGTAAGGGGGAGAGCCAGGAGGAGTTGGGACGGAAGGTGTGGGAGTTGCGGGAGTTGAGCCAGGAGGAGTTGGGACGGAAGGTGTAGGAGTCGCGGGAGAGCCTGGTGGAGTTGGGACAGAAGGTGTAGGAGTCGCGGGAGTAGAGCCTGGAGGAGTTGGGACGGAAGGTGGAGTAGGAGTGGGACTTGGAACGGAGGGTGTAGGGGTTACAGGAGGAGAATATGGAGGGACTGGTGTCGTGGGCGTACCGGGAGGACTTGGCACGGAAGGTGTTGGAGTGGGGGGTGGTGGTGAAACTGGAGGAGTGGGACTTGGCACAGACGGTGTAGGAGTTGGAGGCGGCGGTGAAACTGGTGGAGTGGGACTTGGGACAGACGGTGTAGGAGTCGGAGGTGGTGGTGAAACTGGTGGAGTGGGACTTGGCACGGACGGCGTAGGAGTTGGAGGCGGTGGCGAAGCTGGCGGTGTAGGGCTTGGCACGGAAGGTGTAGGAGGTGGTGGTGAAACTGGAGGAGTGGGACTTGGCACGGACGGTGTAGGTGTTGGAGGCGGTGGCGAAGCTGGCGGAGTAGGGCTTGGCACGGAAGGGGTAGGAGGTGGCGGTGAAACTGGTGGAACAGGAGCGGGAGGAGTGTAACCACCGTCATCACCACCGTCATCGCCACCATCATCGTCAGGGGAAGGAGGGCCACATATGGGTTTGCAAGAGGCACATTCGACATGGCAACTGTCAGGACAGAACTTGGGACAAACATGTTCCAAGTTGTAGCAATGTTTGTACTTCTTGATTTTACATGTTGCGTGGCTTGGGTTCTTGGCTATTCCCGGTGGTGTATCAGCCATTGTTAATGCAAGAGATGCCAGGAGTATGCATCCCAATATTTGAAGTCGTGTGTGTTTGGCTAGATCCATTGCCAAACCGAACATATAAGATAGAAaggtgtttgtgttttttcagTTGTTGTGTGCTTTGGGATTTGAGTgtatgaatgaggatgtggttCAAGTGCTCTGATACGgtttatatagatagatatgtTGGGTTTTTAAATATCAAGTTGGGgtctttttaatctttaaataaGGGTTCCGATTTCTATGGAGCTTGCCTTTTAGGATAGCTACGTAATTTAACAATTATCAACACCTTTATACATAACTTATATTCTGTATATACAAAGATGCTTCAAGTATTTTTATTGATCGCAAAACGGGTTCTAGATATTAATAGTACGTACGTAGGAGATTAAAAGTTGCACAATATAATTGAGATTATTGATAAAAGAGTACTCCTCCaaacataagaaagaaagaagattacaaaacatataaaaagcTAACTAGTCTAgcattggaaaacaaaaaaccttGTCCAATGAGAAAAGTTTTTTCATATCCTGGTGATCTGGTAAAATTttctagaaaataaataaatatgatggTATACTTGATCTTAATTTGGTTCGAAACTAATACTGATCATCACCAAGATTTGTATATGTTACTAATCCCGTAAATGCTTATATCATCGTAGTTgatatatgtaaacaattttagCGACAAGTCAACTTCATATTTAAATTAACTAGGCAATAGATACAATTAGCCATTAGGTATCTTATAATAATACCTATAGCAAAACTGAGTTTTTATTCCAATTCACTTTATGCATTTCTACGTATTACATAAATGGGATATTACTTAAACGTGTCGCTATTTGCAAGTTTATGGGGGAATCACTTTGCGATGAAGTGATCGGCATGCTACTCTCGTGTGTGGTAGCACATTTTGCTGATTACGTGAAACAATCGATTAGTTAACTGATCAGTTTTATGATCAAATTGGATTCTATATATGTGAGTTTGACTTCAAATTCCGTAAAAAATTGCACAATAATTTGAGTTAGCGCtaggttttaaatttaatctaCATTGGTTTTTACctcttttaataaataattaaatatatttctattaAGATGTCAAATCGTTTATTTAACGTTAGTTAACTTTATGCGAAGGACAAACACGCACATTAGAGGGGGAGAACAACCTTTGACCTTTTTGGGATCACATGATGAAAACAACACTGATAAGTCAAGCTATGACAACACCTTTACAGCTAGCTATATATGTTTGATTCATGTTTCTACTTTGTCTTAAATTTGAAGAAACATATTAgccatttaatattttctctgtTAGCGTTAacaaatttcatcaaaattaatattatggaTCATTAGTTTGTAAGTAAGCTTTATATGTAAATTCCACTTACATGCATGCTTTCGACTTTATAATGCGACTCAAAGGAGGCACCGACTATACAGGTCTAAAGtccattatttaattttatgtgtTCTACACTTCTGTTATAGACAACACAGTCTTAACTAAACGCGTACTGTATTATTGGCTTTGTGATTTTTTAAGATCGATTAGGTTAAactttttacaatttttatcttcttttaacACAAGAGTACTGTAGCACGGATTAAACTTTATCTTTTGTATAAAGAAATCCGCTTCCTTCACCTCTTAACCTGTCTctttatataattgattataaattaTCGGTTAAACTTATCTGTGTGAGTTTTACTCGTATAGTCAACATACATCTTCTTAGATTGATCGGCCTGAACCAGACCTGGCTTGCTCTTCAAGCTCGCTCAATAAAGATGCAGAACAATATAGACTAGAAAATTGAAGGTGAAACATAACTCGTCTTTatgtaagaaaatataatatatcttgATCACAAATTTCAAAGACTgtgttttaataaaaagaaaggaaatatatgaaatatatatatgaattagtGAAAACACaagtttatcaaattatttaagATTACAATGAATTAAATCCAAGAAAGTGAAGTTTGTCCTGTAGATGATTAATTAATCATTCAGGGTGGATTTGAGTTAAACTTGGAACGTAACTAAACAAAAATGGCCAATTTGAAGCGAGTCCTAAATTCACTTGTCTCACTTGATTGTCCAGTCCAACAATGAAAACCATGTTATTGCCGTCGGTTCCATTATCAATACACACGAGGACTTTCTTGTCCTCACCGACCAAGAAGCTGACGCTTACGCAACGAAAACAATCAGTAACTAGATTCAAATCCACTGCTACGAGCATGCTCCACGACACCTTTTCCGTCTCATCGATATCATTTGTCACCCATATCTCTGTCCTTGATGATGTATTTATGGGATGTACTAACACGGAAACTTTCTCTTGCCTAAAAACCGATAAAGCCACAACTAGATAATCAGCTTCAGTACACTGAGAGGGAAGAGGCAGACgtccaaatctctctgttgtaTAATCAAAAGTGAGTAAGAATTCgacaaacttttctttttttctcacaaGCAATCCAGTAACCCTTTCCCTTCAAGAACTTGCCGTTATCAATACATTCTAAGTTGCAATCAGGAGTGGCATCAAGAACTCTCCATGAATTAGAGTTAAATTCATAGATTTCAAACCCTTTGTCGATCATATAACCCCAATAGCACAAGATTTTGTAGCTCTTATCACCCGCTTTGCTGTCTTGGTAAGATCCAAGAGCATAGTATTCGTTTTGCTTGTGGCCATGTCTTGTCTGCATCCACCTTTTTTGTCCAGTAcacgggttccaaaccacgaTTCTAGTGCAATATTCGTCAATGCATAACAATAAGCCGTCGCAATGAAAGACCTCACAAACATCGAATTGATATAAATTGTTATAATACGGATCTGGTAGGCTAAACTCACCTTTAACCTCCACGGATGGAACAACTCCATGGAGATAATTGAGGCTCACGGAACAAACCCTAAACTCATTCAACATGAAAATCAGAAACTGTTTTGGGGATTAGTCCAAGTGATTTCTTGTGAATATTTTATCGTTGATTAAACTGTTCCATCGTTTACAAATAGATCGTAACTGCCTCACAGATGCGGCTGGAACACGACAGAGTATCTTCTCTAGCAGATCGTTTGGTAGGTCTGACATTATCATCATCCTTGTGATTAAATTActtattacaataaaaaaatagtgaCGCTGGCTAGTACTTATGTAGGGTTTCCGGTTCGGTTTTCTGGTCTTGTATTTTAACCGGCAAGCAATACAGAACCGGGTGGTTTATTGTCTAAATTAAGACCATCATGAATCGATCGGTTGTTCCATCGTCTCCCCCAAAACCCTCTAAAACcctgattttgaattttggattaaaccctaaaaaatgtCGAAATGGAGAATTGCGACTGCGACGCTCCATCGACATCTCCAATCCCAATCGCCTACGATCTCTTCCTTCAAGGATCCGACCAAATCCTTGTCTTCGGCGGCGGTTGCGGCGGCTCATCAGTGTCGCGGTTACAGTACAGCTCAGACAGATGATTCAAGTGGGAAATGGGTAACTTTACCTTCTTTTTATCCCACCGTCGATGGCAACGCCGTAGGAAAGGAGCTCACTTCCGACGGAGACTCAATCAAAGGTTCAACGGATGGGTCAAACACAACGGCGCTTAGGTGGATACTTCGTTGTCGTCCCGATTTACCCAGGACTCTCGTTCAGAAACTCTTTCGTTTAAGACAGGTTCTACTCTATATTTCAAATCTTGTCTTAAACTCCTAATTGTTGTCAGTTTCTTACAATGTAATTGATTCAGGTTAGGAGAGAAATGACTCTGAG
The Camelina sativa cultivar DH55 chromosome 15, Cs, whole genome shotgun sequence DNA segment above includes these coding regions:
- the LOC109129087 gene encoding probable F-box protein At5g47300 encodes the protein MQTRHGHKQNEYYALGSYQDSKAGDKSYKILCYWGYMIDKGFEIYEFNSNSWRVLDATPDCNLECIDNGKFLKGKERFGRLPLPSQCTEADYLVVALSVFRQEKVSVLVHPINTSSRTEIWVTNDIDETEKVSWSMLVAVDLNLVTDCFRCVSVSFLVGEDKKVLVCIDNGTDGNNMVFIVGLDNQVRQVNLGLASNWPFLFSYVPSLTQIHPE
- the LOC104746331 gene encoding uncharacterized protein LOC104746331, with product MFGLAMDLAKHTRLQILGCILLASLALTMADTPPGIAKNPSHATCKIKKYKHCYNLEHVCPKFCPDSCHVECASCKPICGPPSPDDDGGDDGGDDGGYTPPAPVPPVSPPPPTPSVPSPTPPASPPPPTPTPSVPSPTPPVSPPPPTPSVPSPTPPASPPPPTPTPSVPSPTPPVSPPPPTPTPSVPSPTPPVSPPPPTPTPSVPSPTPPVSPPPPTPTPSVPSPPGTPTTPVPPYSPPVTPTPSVPSPTPTPPSVPTPPGSTPATPTPSVPTPPGSPATPTPSVPTPPGSTPATPTPSVPTPPGSPPYVPPPSDDQAGAGVRRARCRKQGSPCYGVEYTCPAACPHSCQVDCVTCKPLCNCDKPGSVCQDPRFIGGDGLTFYFHGKKDSNFCLISDPNLHINAHFIGKRRPGMARDFTWVQSIAMLFGTHRLYVGALKTATWDDSIDRIAVSFDGNVISLPQLDGATWTSSPGVYPQVSVKRVNTDTNNLEVEVEGLLKITARVVPITMEDSRIHGYDVKEDDCLAHLDLGFKFQDLSDNVDGVLGQTYRSNYVSRVKIGVHMPVMGGDREFQTSGLFAPDCSAARFTGNEASNGGQSKLLELPEMSCASGVGGKGVVCKR